One Sanguibacter keddieii DSM 10542 genomic window carries:
- a CDS encoding SDR family oxidoreductase gives MSYETTPTTTDVRWPGATSELDPAPDHGETSYTGHGRLAGKRALITGGDSGIGRAVAIAYAREGAHVVIGHLPEEREDAASTLELVRAEGVTGLGVEVDVRTPAANAALVQQAVAEVGGIDILVANAAYQMAQPGGLEDYSPEQVQRVYETNVFGTLWLVQAARPHLEAGASIIVTTSIQAYSPSEALLDYASTKAALNNLVVNLAGDLGPDGIRVNAVAPGPIWTPLIPATMPEDKVKSFGQDTPLGRMGQPVELAGAYVFLASDDASYVSGTVIGVTGGKPVF, from the coding sequence ATGAGCTACGAGACCACACCCACGACCACAGACGTCCGGTGGCCCGGAGCCACCTCTGAGCTCGACCCCGCCCCGGACCACGGCGAGACGTCGTACACCGGGCACGGGCGCCTCGCCGGGAAGCGGGCGCTCATCACCGGCGGCGACTCCGGCATCGGCCGCGCCGTCGCCATCGCCTACGCCCGCGAGGGAGCCCACGTCGTGATCGGGCACCTGCCCGAGGAGCGCGAGGACGCCGCCTCGACCCTCGAGCTGGTCCGCGCCGAGGGCGTCACCGGGCTGGGCGTCGAGGTCGACGTCCGGACGCCCGCCGCCAACGCCGCCCTCGTGCAGCAGGCGGTCGCCGAGGTCGGCGGGATCGACATCCTCGTCGCGAACGCCGCCTACCAGATGGCCCAGCCCGGCGGCCTCGAGGACTACTCGCCCGAGCAGGTCCAGCGCGTCTACGAGACCAACGTGTTCGGCACCCTCTGGCTCGTCCAGGCGGCACGCCCGCACCTCGAGGCAGGAGCGTCGATCATCGTGACCACCTCGATCCAGGCGTACTCGCCGTCCGAGGCCCTCCTCGACTACGCCTCGACCAAGGCCGCGCTCAACAACCTCGTCGTCAACCTGGCGGGCGACCTCGGCCCGGACGGCATCCGTGTCAACGCCGTCGCCCCCGGACCGATCTGGACACCGCTCATCCCCGCGACCATGCCCGAGGACAAGGTGAAGAGCTTCGGCCAGGACACCCCGCTCGGCCGCATGGGCCAGCCCGTCGAGCTCGCCGGCGCCTACGTGTTCCTCGCCTCGGACGACGCGAGCTACGTCTCGGGCACCGTCATCGGCGTCACCGGCGGCAAGCCGGTGTTCTGA